In Triticum aestivum cultivar Chinese Spring chromosome 5B, IWGSC CS RefSeq v2.1, whole genome shotgun sequence, the following proteins share a genomic window:
- the LOC123116326 gene encoding ABC transporter G family member 1 gives MASEQLLPAVPRWRPSPPREQSRPGHAADDEGPSETASDVLGGSLRSTDGFPFGSGSSFPPPPFAPMPVTLPRSRTSSSLEISVENGAGAVPPVLRETSLRRVDQGVVLSWEDLWVSAAGGKAGRVPILRGLNGYARPGEVLAIMGPSGCGKSTLLDALAGRLGSGVSQKGDILINGRRQKLSYGTSAYVTQDDVLMTTLTVREAVRYSASLQLPSGMSAAAKRERAEETLREMGLEGAADTRIGGWMHKGISGGQRRRVSICMEILTRPALLFLDEPTSGLDSAASFHVVSRIARLARREGMTVVAAVHQPSTEVYGLFHGLCLLAYGKTVFFGPAAETNQFFALSGFPCPSLMNPSDHFLRTVNKDFDNDIEEGLGGKKTTTAENIDALAVSYKSSMHMDKVTRQIANIRSTGGEVVKMEGQQPSFLMQSFVLTKRSFTNMYRDLGYYWLRFAIYIALCLCCGTIFYDIGQDYGSIQARGSMLMFVGAFLTFMAIGGFPSFVEDMKIFGRERLNGHYGVSSFVIANTVSATPYLLLISVVPGAMAYYLVGLQRSFDHFAYFALVLFMTMMLVEGLMMIVASAVPDFLMGIITGAGIQGVMMLNGGFFRLPHDLPKPVWRYPMYYVAFHKYANQGFYKNEFLGLTFPNNQAGGATTITGDEILRQYWQVEMGYNKWVDLAVLFGMVILYRVLFLVIMKLTEKVKPMVNGFSFRRTQPSVHIADQSFEANGAK, from the exons ATGGCGTCCGAGCAGCTGCTGCCCGCCGTGCCGAGGTGGAGGCCGAGCCCGCCGCGGGAGCAGAGCCGTCCCGGCCACGCCGCAGATGACGAGGGGCCGTCCGAGACAGCCTCCGACGTCCTCGGCGGCTCCCTGCGCAGCACCGACGGCTTCCCTTTCGGCAGCGGTAGCTCGTTCCCGCCGCCGCCATTCGCTCCGATGCCGGTGACCCTGCCGCGGTCGCGGACCTCCTCGTCGCTCGAGATCAGCGTGGAGAACGGCGCAGGCGCCGTGCCCCCCGTGCTTCGCGAGACGTCGTTGCGCCGAGTAGACCAGGGCGTCGTGCTTTCCTGGGAGGACTTGTGGGTGTCGGCGGCCGGCGGCAAGGCGGGCCGTGTCCCCATCCTGCGCGGCCTCAACGGCTATGCGCGCCCTGGCGAGGTCCTCGCCATCATGGGCCCCTCCGGCTGCGGCAAATCCACCCTTCTGGACGCTCTAGCAG GAAGGCTAGGCTCTGGTGTCAGCCAGAAGGGAGACATCTTGATCAATGGCCGGAGGCAGAAGTTATCCTACGGAACTTCG GCGTACGTGACGCAGGACGACGTGCTGATGACGACGCTGACGGTGCGGGAGGCGGTGCGGTACTCGGCGTCGCTGCAGCTGCCGAGCGGCATGTCTGCGGCGGCGAAGCGGGAGCGGGCGGAGGAGACGCTGCGGGAGATGGGGCTGGAGGGCGCGGCGGACACGCGCATCGGCGGGTGGATGCACAAGGGGATCAGCGGCGGCCAGCGGCGCCGGGTCAGCATCTGCATGGAGATCCTCACCCGGCCGGCGCTGCTGTTCCTCGACGAGCCCACCAGCGGCCTCGACAGCGCCGCCTCCTTCCACGTCGTCAGCCGGATCGCCAGGCTCGCGCGCCGGGAGGGCATGACCGTCGTCGCCGCCGTGCACCAGCCCAGCACCGAGGTCTACGGCCTCTTCCACGGGCTCTGCCTCCTCGCCTACGGCAAGACCGTCTTCTTCGGCCCCGCCGCCGAGACCAACCAG TTCTTTGCTCTGAGCGGGTTTCCTTGCCCGTCACTGATGAACCCTTCCGACCACTTTTTGAGGACCGTCAACAAGGACTTTGACAAC GACATCGAGGAAGGCCTCGGCGGGAAGAAGACGACCACCGCCGAGAACATCGACGCGCTGGCGGTCTCCTACAAATCATCCATGCATATGGACAAGGTGACCCGGCAGATCGCCAACATACGCAGCACT GGAGGGGAGGTGGTGAAGATGGAAGGGCAGCAGCCGAGCTTCCTGATGCAATCCTTCGTGCTGACCAAGAGGTCTTTCACCAACATGTACAGGGACCTCGGCTATTACTGGCTCCGCTTCGCCATCTACATCGCCCTCTGCCTCTGCTGCGGCACCATCTTCTATGACATCGGCCAGGACTACGGATCCATCCAG GCTCGTGGCTCCATGCTCATGTTCGTCGGCGCCTTCCTCACCTTCATGGCCATCGGAGGCTTCCCATCTTTCGTCGAGGACATGAAG ATATTTGGAAGGGAGAGGCTGAACGGGCACTACGGGGTGTCGTCGTTCGTGATCGCCAACACAGTGTCGGCGACGCCGTACCTGCTCCTTATTTCCGTGGTGCCGGGCGCGATGGCCTACTACCTGGTCGGCCTGCAGAGGAGCTTCGACCACTTTGCCTACTTCGCGCTGGTGCTCTTCATGACCATGATGCTGGTGGAGGGCCTGATGATGATCGTGGCTAGCGCCGTACCGGACTTCCTCATGGGCATCATCACCGGCGCTGGCATCCAGGGCGTCATGATGCTCAACGGCGGCTTCTTCCGCCTGCCCCACGACCTTCCCAAGCCGGTGTGGAGGTACCCCATGTACTACGTTGCCTTTCACAAGTACGCCAACCAGGGTTTCTACAAGAACGAGTTCCTCGGCCTCACCTTCCCAAATAACCAAGCCGGCGGCGCCACCACCATCACTGGTGACGAGATCCTCAGGCAGTACTGGCAGGTGGAGATGGGGTACAATAAGTGGGTCGACCTCGCGGTCCTGTTCGGGATGGTCATATTGTACAGGGTGCTCTTCTTGGTCATCATGAAGCTCACCGAGAAGGTGAAGCCCATGGTGAACGGGTTTAGTTTCAGGAGGACCCAGCCGTCGGTGCACATCGCCGACCAGAGTTTCGAAGCAAATGGAGCAAAGTGA